A stretch of Castanea sativa cultivar Marrone di Chiusa Pesio chromosome 2, ASM4071231v1 DNA encodes these proteins:
- the LOC142625687 gene encoding lanC-like protein GCL1, translating to MSPVMEYLASSQEGHDKESNNERLDMIQNMNPTAGASLLSLPTEAFLKAAISLKEHVVQMTWVGQHGMDSGMGTSMDPTVYTGLLGTAFTCFRSYEATGSQQDLLLTAEIVDRCAVVARASTRHVTFLCGRGGVYALGAVVAKYRVDHQRRDLFLSLFLEVAQERALPIGPEEGGFGMSYDLLYGRAGFLWAALFLNNHLGEETVPSNLLMPVVDAVLAGGRAGASNNTACPLMYRWHGTRYWGAANGLAGILQVLLHFPLSNEDAEDVKGTLRYMMSKRFPHSGNYPSSEGNPRDKLVQWSHGATGMALTLCKASKVFGGDREFRDAAIEAGEVVWKNGLVKKVGLADGVAGNAYAFLSLYRLTGESIYEERAKAFASFLYHNAMNLVTDGHSSGAGHASSLFLGLAGTACLWFDLLAPEKSRFPGYEL from the exons ATGTCACCGGTGATGGAGTACTTAGCATCTTCTCAGGAGGGACACGATAAGGAGAGCAACAACGAGCGGCTGGATATGATTCAAAACATGAATCCAACGGCGGGCGCGAGCTTGCTGTCCCTTCCCACGGAGGCTTTTTTGAAAGCCGCGATCTCTCTTAAAGAACAT GTGGTGCAAATGACGTGGGTAGGACAACATGGAATGGATTCGGGTATGGGTACGAGTATGGACCCGACGGTGTATACGGGTCTGCTTGGGACAGCTTTTACCTGCTTCCGCTCCTACGAGGCCACCGGTAGCCAGCAGGACTTGCTGTTGACCGCCGAGATTGTTGACAGGTGTGCCGTCGTCGCACGTGCCTCCACTAG GCACGTGACATTTTTGTGTGGAAGAGGTGGAGTTTACGCTCTTGGTGCTGTTGTCGCTAAGTACCGAGTGGACCATCAAAGACGTGACCTGTTTTTAAGTCTATTTCTTGAG GTAGCACAAGAGAGAGCTCTCCCTATTGGACCTGAAGAGGGTGGTTTTGGAATGTCATATGATCTTCTTTATGGGCGAGCTGGATTTTTATGGGCTGCTTTGTTCCTAAACAATCATCTTGGAGAGGAAACAGTACCTAGTAATCTTCTCATGCCTGTTGTTGATGCTGTGTTAGCTGGGGGCAGGGCAGGGGCATCCAATAACACAGCCTGCCCATTGATGTACAGATGGCATGGAACGAGGTACTGGGGCGCAGCCAATGGCCTAGCCGGAATCTTGCAAGTGCTACTTCACTTCCCTCTCTCCAATGAAGATGCTGAGGATGTTAAAGGGACTTTGAGGTACATGATGAGTAAGAGGTTCCCTCATAGTGGAAATTACCCTTCAAGTGAAGGAAACCCAAGGGACAAGTTGGTGCAATGGTCTCATGGTGCAACCGGCATGGCCCTTACCTTGTGCAAGGCATCCAAG GTGTTTGGAGGAGATAGAGAATTCCGTGACGCTGCAATCGAAGCAGGAGAAGTGGTATGGAAAAATGGATTGGTGAAGAAGGTGGGACTTGCAGATGGTGTGGCTGGGAATGCCTATGCATTCCTGTCCCTCTATCGTCTCACAGGAGAGAGTATATATGAGGAAAGAGCAAAGGCATTTGCAAGCTTCTTGTATCATAATGCAATGAACCTTGTGACAGACGGGCACTCTAGTGGGGCTGGCCATGCCTCCTCTCTTTTCCTAGGACTCGCTGGAACTGCTTGCCTCTGGTTTGATCTGCTTGCTCCTGAAAAATCTAGGTTCCCAGGATATGAACTGTAG
- the LOC142623464 gene encoding uncharacterized protein LOC142623464, which yields MQQHMGQLEEGLKMRKGQLYDIEKERDQALDELKEMKKVAEEANMKLSDALSTKKVALIQMELNSVKDSLSIVSQELSNKDKNFESLKAELEKAKQLELNRAERDASSDKFKGELSILKTSEANTKALLSESKIRIQELEAEIKKGKEMEKKTFDSMVAQAEQLEQNKILLEESKLEIASLREQVEKLKGSYGQSNASQSCLEENLLLKKALEDLNSEVLLANENLAHAQEGERLAFSKVKSLMEEMESLKNEFMLATEAEENGKRAMDDLAVVLKEVATEAHEVKEKLSVTQAELEYTKVEAEHLKVLLKIMEDKHKEVLDESKKEADLYKNTAERLRLEAEDSLLAWNGKETGFVECIKRAEEERFAAQEENNRLLEFLTEAKNMVTASKEENQKLRDILKQALKEANVAKEAAGIAQVENSQLKDSLAEKEDTLNYLTRETENLKINEAAAFGNTKAMNRLLSEASKTELKKDDKNKSSRKESKKEDKELGRNFRTQNSIDRERIDGNISKAISINLKEQKLHSKQKDVNEGPENDEALRGSIFDIITSPDLAAHHRIKSSPVSTDDGQKVHFADFHHLDATHFDDFDYDRNSRKKKALLRRFGDLIRRKTSPQTETIN from the coding sequence ATGCAGCAGCATATGGGACAGCTAGAGGAGGGTCTGAAGATGAGGAAGGGGCAATTATATGACATTGAAAAAGAGAGGGATCAAGCACTTGATGAGCTGAAAGAGATGAAAAAGGTGGCTGAGGAGGCCAACATGAAGCTTAGTGATGCATTGTCTACAAAGAAGGTGGCACTTATACAAATGGAGCTGAATTCAGTCAAGGACTCATTATCGATTGTGAGTCAAGAATTAAGCAACAAAGACAAGAATTTCGAGTCTTTGAAAGCTGAACTCGAGAAGGCAAAACAGTTGGAGCTCAATCGGGCAGAGAGAGATGCCTCATCGGATAAGTTCAAAGGGGAATTAAGTATTCTGAAAACATCTGAGGCTAACACAAAAGCCTTATTGTCCGAAAGTAAGATCAGAATTCAGGAATTGGAGGcagaaataaagaaaggaaaggaaatggaaaaaaaaacatttgattCGATGGTGGCACAGGCAGAACAACTCGAGCAAAACAAGATTTTGCTTGAAGAGTCAAAGCTTGAGATTGCTTCTCTCCGTGAGCAGGTGGAGAAACTGAAGGGTTCATACGGGCAAAGCAATGCATCCCAAAGTTGCTTGGAGGAAAACCTTTTGTTAAAAAAAGCATTGGAGGATCTCAACTCTGAGGTTCTATTAGCAAACGAAAATTTGGCTCATGCACAGGAGGGTGAGAGGCTTGCTTTCTCAAAGGTCAAGAGTCTCATGGAGGAAATGGAGTCGCTTAAAAATGAATTTATGCTGGCAACTGAGGCAGAAGAGAATGGCAAGAGGGCAATGGATGATTTGGCAGTAGTACTAAAAGAAGTGGCAACAGAAGCTCACGAGGTGAAGGAGAAACTGAGTGTAACACAAGCAGAGCTAGAGTACACAAAAGTGGAGGCAGAGCATTTGAAGGTGCTGTTAAAGATCATGGAAGACAAGCATAAAGAAGTTTTAGATGAATCAAAGAAAGAGGCTGATCTATATAAAAATACTGCAGAGAGGTTGAGATTAGAAGCTGAAGATTCACTCTTGGCATGGAATGGGAAAGAAACTGGCTTTGTTGAATGTATCAAAAGAGCTGAAGAGGAGAGGTTTGCTGCACAAGAAGAGAACAATAGACTGCTTGAATTTCTTACAGAAGCCAAGAACATGGTTACAGCATCAAAGGAAGAAAATCAGAAGTTGCGTGATATACTTAAACAGGCCTTAAAAGAAGCTAATGTTGCAAAAGAAGCTGCAGGGATTGCTCAGGTTGAAAATTCACAACTTAAGGATAGCCTGGCCGAAAAGGAGGACACCTTGAATTACCTTACTCGAGAGACTGAAAACCTTAAGATTAATGAAGCTGCTGCTTTTGGGAACACCAAAGCGATGAACCGGTTGCTTTCTGAGGCATCAAAAACAGAGTTAAAGAAAGATGATAAGAATAAATCATCGAGAAAGGAgtcaaagaaagaagataagGAGCTAGGAAGGAATTTCAGGACTCAAAATTCAATAGATAGAGAACGTATAGATGGCAACATAAGCAAAGCTATTAGTATTAATCTCAAGGAGCAGAAACTTCACAGTAAACAGAAGGATGTGAATGAGGGCCCTGAAAATGATGAGGCACTTAGGGGCTCAATATTTGACATTATAACTTCACCAGATTTAGCAGCCCATCACAGGATAAAGTCATCTCCTGTATCCACAGATGATGGACAGAAAGTACATTTTGCAGATTTTCATCATCTAGATGCAACccattttgatgattttgactATGATAGAAActcaagaaagaagaaagcCTTACTACGGCGATTTGGAGATCTTATACGAAGAAAAACTTCCCCCCAAACTGAAACCATCAATTGA